One part of the Pannonibacter sp. XCT-53 genome encodes these proteins:
- a CDS encoding ABC transporter permease: MAGASAAGAAPSLFKVLIQRRSVALGLAILAVVVFAAVFADLIAPHDPGVMSVRNRLKPPGAEWWFGTDEFGRDVFTRLIYAGRVSLIVGIGTAVLASVIGIILGLTGGFFRKLDAPVSRLVDAMMAFPDILLAISLVAVLGGSLSNLILALSIVYAPRVARVVRAATLVIRELPYVEAARALGTSTWRILVHHILRNMVSPVIVQATFIFAYSMLAEAGLSFLGVGVDPSTPTWGSMINGGRQYIGTADWLILFPGLAITLSVLSLQIAGDGLRDALDPRLSKDL, from the coding sequence ATGGCCGGTGCTTCGGCGGCAGGTGCCGCTCCCAGCCTCTTCAAGGTGCTCATCCAGCGCCGTTCGGTGGCCCTCGGGCTTGCCATTCTCGCGGTCGTCGTCTTTGCCGCGGTCTTTGCCGACCTGATCGCCCCGCACGATCCGGGCGTGATGTCGGTGCGCAACCGGCTGAAGCCGCCCGGCGCCGAGTGGTGGTTCGGCACCGACGAGTTCGGCCGCGATGTCTTCACCCGGCTCATCTACGCCGGGCGGGTGTCGCTGATCGTGGGCATCGGCACCGCCGTGCTGGCCTCGGTCATCGGCATCATCCTCGGGCTCACCGGCGGCTTCTTCCGCAAGCTCGACGCGCCGGTCAGCCGGCTGGTCGACGCGATGATGGCCTTCCCGGACATTCTTCTGGCGATCTCGCTGGTGGCGGTCCTTGGCGGCTCGCTGTCAAACCTGATCCTGGCGCTGTCCATCGTCTATGCCCCGCGCGTCGCCCGTGTCGTGCGTGCGGCAACGCTGGTCATCCGCGAGCTTCCCTATGTGGAGGCGGCCCGGGCGCTCGGCACCTCCACCTGGCGCATCCTCGTGCACCACATCCTGCGCAACATGGTCTCGCCCGTGATCGTGCAGGCGACCTTCATCTTTGCCTATTCGATGCTGGCCGAGGCGGGCCTCTCCTTCCTCGGCGTCGGCGTCGATCCCTCGACCCCCACTTGGGGCTCGATGATCAACGGCGGCCGGCAGTATATTGGCACGGCCGACTGGCTGATCCTGTTCCCGGGCCTCGCCATCACCCTGTCCGTCCTGTCGCTGCAGATCGCCGGTGACGGGCTGCGCGATGCCCTTGACCCTCGCCTCTCCAAGGACCTCTGA
- a CDS encoding RidA family protein, with product MLISPIEISERLASTGIPVAPPAPIGTFANALLVDNLLYVSGQGPVEIDGSLHTGKVGRDVSVEEAYAHARLVGMNILSAVQAELGGWARFRRVVKVLGMVNAVDTFCDHPAVINGCSDLFMEVFGPAAGRHARSSFGVASLPRQITVEVEAVFLVHPE from the coding sequence ATGCTGATATCCCCGATCGAGATTTCCGAACGTCTGGCCAGCACCGGCATTCCCGTCGCGCCGCCGGCTCCGATCGGGACCTTCGCCAATGCCCTGCTGGTGGACAACCTGCTCTACGTGTCCGGCCAGGGCCCCGTCGAGATCGACGGCAGCCTGCACACCGGCAAGGTCGGGCGCGACGTCAGCGTCGAGGAGGCCTATGCCCATGCGCGGCTGGTCGGCATGAACATCCTCTCCGCCGTGCAGGCGGAGCTCGGCGGCTGGGCGCGGTTCCGCCGCGTGGTCAAGGTTCTGGGGATGGTCAATGCGGTCGACACGTTCTGCGACCATCCGGCCGTGATCAACGGCTGTTCCGACCTCTTCATGGAGGTGTTCGGGCCGGCGGCTGGCCGCCATGCCCGTTCGTCCTTTGGCGTGGCCTCGCTGCCCCGGCAGATCACCGTGGAAGTCGAGGCCGTGTTCCTGGTTCACCCGGAATGA
- a CDS encoding IclR family transcriptional regulator: MTTETSAEAPEKDAKSPRKRAHGIDRMLEILDTLCAEERELTAYEIAKLVGAPISTIYTLVAEMVDRGLLSRRAGNTVWLGPRTLRYGIAFEKGTNLLALARQEMHTLARRLGETVQVCVRDEDMMVVAAMADGIGHFRVTSDVGTRVPLNWTASGRLLVGHLPPHERLAVFSACSRPSPTERAETDPLRLTEQAETDFRNRLSIQIGQSDYAVACIASPIRDATGACVATISVVLPEQRASERHDEICDAVRDAADLIERQAGVEHGGRR; the protein is encoded by the coding sequence GTGACCACCGAAACGTCTGCCGAGGCGCCCGAGAAGGACGCAAAGTCCCCGCGCAAGCGCGCCCATGGCATTGACCGCATGCTCGAGATCCTCGACACGCTCTGCGCCGAGGAGCGCGAGCTGACGGCCTACGAGATTGCCAAGCTTGTCGGCGCCCCGATCTCGACCATCTACACGCTGGTCGCCGAAATGGTCGACCGCGGCCTGCTGAGCCGCCGGGCCGGCAACACGGTCTGGCTCGGGCCACGCACGCTGCGTTACGGCATCGCCTTCGAGAAGGGCACCAACCTGCTGGCCCTCGCCCGGCAGGAGATGCACACCCTGGCGCGCCGGCTGGGCGAGACGGTGCAGGTCTGCGTGCGGGACGAGGACATGATGGTCGTCGCCGCCATGGCCGACGGCATCGGCCATTTCCGGGTGACCTCCGACGTCGGCACGCGGGTGCCGCTGAACTGGACCGCGTCGGGCCGCCTGCTGGTCGGCCATCTGCCGCCGCATGAGCGTCTGGCCGTCTTTTCCGCCTGCAGCCGGCCGTCCCCGACCGAGCGGGCCGAGACCGATCCGCTGCGCCTGACGGAACAGGCCGAGACCGACTTCCGCAACCGCCTGTCGATCCAGATCGGCCAGTCCGACTATGCGGTGGCCTGCATCGCCTCGCCGATCCGCGACGCGACGGGCGCCTGCGTGGCGACGATCTCGGTGGTGCTGCCGGAGCAGCGCGCCAGCGAGCGGCATGACGAGATCTGTGATGCCGTCCGCGATGCCGCAGACCTGATCGAGCGCCAGGCCGGTGTCGAACATGGCGGACGGCGCTGA
- a CDS encoding ABC transporter ATP-binding protein: MSTDNAPEIAQDIVLKVENLSTSFLFKRRTVPALRDVTFTLREGKTLALVGESGSGKSVTSLSILRLLSSPGQIVGGSILYRTRSGAVLDLAGASARTMRQVRGGEISMIFQEPMSSLNPLMRVGDQIGEMLTLHLGLRGAAMQTRVRELLELVEIPAAARRMWDYPHSMSGGMRQRVMIALALACNPRLLIADEPTTALDVTIQAQILRLMQRLQGELGMSILFITHDMGVVAEMADEVAVMYAGEVVEQGAVRPLFARPSHPYTTGLLASIPSAARGFAEDGTRLPLQAIPGSVPSPLDLPPGCTFAPRCASSEASCRETARLAPLGPDHLTRCWKMRQSA; this comes from the coding sequence GTGAGCACGGACAACGCACCGGAGATCGCCCAGGACATCGTCCTGAAGGTGGAGAACCTCTCCACCTCCTTCCTGTTCAAGCGCCGGACCGTTCCGGCGCTGCGGGATGTCACCTTCACCCTGCGCGAGGGCAAGACCCTCGCGCTGGTCGGCGAGTCCGGTTCGGGCAAGTCGGTCACCTCCCTGTCGATCCTGCGGCTCCTGTCCTCGCCCGGCCAGATCGTCGGCGGCTCCATCCTCTACCGCACGCGGTCGGGTGCGGTGCTGGACCTGGCCGGGGCCAGTGCCCGGACCATGCGCCAGGTGCGCGGCGGCGAGATCTCGATGATCTTCCAGGAGCCGATGAGCTCGCTCAACCCCTTGATGCGGGTCGGCGACCAGATCGGCGAGATGCTGACGCTGCATCTGGGCCTGCGCGGCGCGGCGATGCAGACCCGCGTGCGCGAGCTGCTGGAGCTGGTCGAGATCCCGGCCGCTGCCCGGCGCATGTGGGACTACCCGCATTCCATGTCCGGCGGCATGCGCCAGCGCGTGATGATCGCGCTCGCGCTCGCCTGCAATCCGCGCCTGCTCATTGCCGATGAACCGACGACGGCGCTGGACGTGACCATCCAGGCCCAGATCCTGCGGCTGATGCAGCGGCTGCAGGGCGAGCTTGGCATGTCGATCCTGTTCATCACCCATGACATGGGCGTGGTGGCGGAAATGGCCGACGAGGTTGCCGTCATGTATGCGGGCGAGGTGGTCGAGCAGGGCGCGGTCCGGCCCCTGTTTGCAAGGCCGAGCCATCCCTACACCACCGGTCTGCTGGCCTCGATCCCGAGCGCCGCGCGCGGCTTTGCCGAGGACGGCACCCGCCTGCCGCTGCAGGCGATCCCCGGTTCGGTGCCCTCGCCGCTGGACCTGCCGCCGGGCTGCACCTTCGCCCCGCGCTGCGCCAGCAGCGAGGCGAGCTGCCGCGAGACCGCCCGTCTCGCCCCGCTCGGACCCGATCACCTCACCCGGTGCTGGAAGATGAGGCAAAGCGCATGA
- a CDS encoding ABC transporter permease, translating to MANYILKRFAGMALVIFIVLTLVFVLVRLAPGDPAALMLGPEATAADIAALRSQLGLDQPILVQYLAFIADVLRGDLGTSIFFNQPVADVLIARAEPTVFLTLFSILIAVAIALPVGIASAYTRGSLFDQGTLSTAILVASVPSFWLGLIIQQQLGSNLGLLPVSGYGPPEASFGERMTYLIMPAIVLGIVNSALIIRFTRASMLDVLSEDFVRTARSKGMSESRVVLKHAFKNALIPIVTVVGLTFALLISGAVVTERVFNLPGIGSLVVGAVLRRDYPTIQGALIVVAALYVFVNFLIDMLYLAIDPRVKY from the coding sequence ATGGCCAACTACATCCTGAAGCGATTTGCCGGCATGGCACTGGTGATCTTCATCGTGCTGACGCTGGTCTTCGTGCTTGTCCGGCTGGCGCCCGGAGATCCGGCGGCGCTGATGCTGGGACCGGAAGCGACGGCGGCGGACATTGCCGCGCTGCGCAGCCAGCTCGGTCTCGATCAGCCCATCCTGGTGCAGTATCTTGCCTTCATCGCCGACGTGCTGCGCGGCGATCTCGGCACCTCCATCTTCTTCAACCAGCCGGTTGCCGACGTGCTGATCGCCCGCGCGGAACCCACCGTGTTCCTGACGCTGTTCTCGATCCTGATCGCCGTCGCCATCGCCCTGCCGGTCGGCATTGCCTCCGCCTACACCCGCGGCTCGCTGTTCGACCAGGGCACCCTGTCGACGGCCATCCTTGTTGCCTCCGTGCCGTCCTTCTGGCTCGGCCTCATCATCCAGCAGCAGCTCGGCAGCAATCTCGGCCTCCTGCCGGTGTCCGGCTATGGTCCGCCGGAGGCGAGCTTCGGCGAGCGCATGACCTACCTGATCATGCCGGCCATCGTTCTCGGGATCGTCAACTCCGCGCTGATCATCCGCTTCACCCGCGCCTCGATGCTGGACGTGCTGTCGGAGGATTTCGTCCGCACCGCCCGCTCCAAGGGCATGAGCGAATCCCGCGTCGTCCTGAAGCATGCCTTCAAGAACGCGCTGATCCCGATCGTCACCGTGGTGGGCCTCACCTTCGCGCTGCTCATTTCCGGGGCCGTCGTCACCGAGCGCGTCTTCAACCTGCCCGGCATCGGCTCGCTGGTGGTGGGGGCCGTGCTCAGGCGCGACTATCCGACCATCCAGGGGGCGCTGATCGTCGTCGCGGCCCTCTATGTCTTCGTCAACTTCCTGATCGACATGCTGTACCTGGCCATCGATCCCCGCGTGAAATACTGA
- a CDS encoding amidohydrolase/deacetylase family metallohydrolase translates to MTARTLTNFRAIGFARNPGAALHIDADGRIVAAPVAGAETIDLAGAYLSPGWADLHVHVWYGGTDISVRADYCGVAHGVTAMADAGSSGEAAFHGLREYVIEKQPETVRAFLNIGSIGVVACNRVPELIDLRFIDVDRTLAVVEANRDVICGIKVRASGVITGAWGIGPAKIAKRVAEICELPLMVHVGEPLPMIDEVFAILSEGDIVTHCFNGKRTGSITDTPALMQMAKDLARSGVRMDVGHGAASYNFAVAQRAIGEGLIPFSISTDLHQNNIDGPVHDLATTVSKLMMAGLTLDQCITGITTNPRSVMGLGEPGVGDRADFTVFTIEDADEPVSDSQGNHSRLSQVFQPKYAVLGSTVYQARRRKT, encoded by the coding sequence ATGACTGCCCGCACGCTCACCAACTTCCGCGCCATCGGCTTTGCCCGCAACCCGGGTGCCGCGCTCCACATCGACGCCGACGGCCGGATCGTTGCCGCGCCGGTGGCCGGGGCCGAGACCATCGACCTCGCCGGCGCCTACCTGTCGCCCGGCTGGGCCGACCTGCATGTGCATGTCTGGTATGGCGGCACCGACATTTCCGTCCGCGCCGACTATTGCGGCGTCGCCCATGGCGTGACCGCAATGGCGGACGCGGGCTCCTCGGGCGAGGCCGCGTTCCATGGCCTGCGCGAGTATGTCATCGAGAAGCAGCCGGAAACGGTGCGCGCCTTCCTCAACATCGGCTCGATCGGCGTCGTGGCCTGCAACCGCGTGCCGGAGCTGATCGACCTGCGCTTCATCGACGTGGACCGGACGCTGGCCGTCGTCGAGGCGAACCGCGACGTGATCTGCGGCATCAAGGTCCGCGCCAGCGGCGTCATCACCGGCGCCTGGGGCATCGGGCCGGCCAAGATCGCCAAGCGCGTTGCCGAAATCTGCGAGCTGCCGCTCATGGTGCATGTCGGCGAGCCGCTGCCGATGATCGACGAGGTCTTCGCCATCCTCTCCGAAGGCGACATCGTCACCCACTGCTTCAACGGCAAGCGCACCGGCTCCATCACCGACACGCCGGCGCTGATGCAGATGGCCAAGGATCTCGCCCGGTCGGGCGTGCGCATGGACGTCGGCCATGGCGCGGCCTCCTACAATTTCGCCGTCGCCCAGCGCGCCATCGGCGAAGGCCTGATCCCCTTCTCCATCTCCACCGACCTGCACCAGAACAACATCGACGGTCCGGTGCATGACCTCGCCACCACCGTCTCCAAGCTGATGATGGCCGGCCTCACCCTCGACCAGTGCATCACCGGCATCACCACCAACCCGCGCTCCGTCATGGGTCTCGGCGAGCCGGGCGTCGGCGACCGGGCCGACTTCACCGTCTTCACCATCGAGGACGCGGACGAGCCGGTGTCGGACAGCCAGGGCAACCACAGCCGGCTGTCGCAGGTGTTCCAGCCGAAATACGCGGTGCTCGGCTCGACGGTCTACCAGGCGCGGCGGAGGAAGACGTGA
- a CDS encoding ABC transporter ATP-binding protein, translating to MTATPLLSIRNLTKVFDTPGGKVRALTDVSLDIPRGSILGLVGESGSGKTTLGRCVLRLIEPTSGQVVFDGTDITALGARDMKAMRKRMQIVFQDPFSSLNPRMRVHEIIGEALIAHGIGKTGRERRDRAAALLEEVGLRPDQLDRFPHEFSGGQRQRIGIARALAVDPDFIVADESVSALDVSVQAQILNLLNDLRQKRGLTMLFIAHDLSVVEYLCEDVAVLYLGRVMEAGDCRSIYAAPSHPYTRALLAAAPVPDPDAPRAGVMLTGDIPSPLNPPSGCVFHTRCPVVMEDCRQLLPTPQPARSSVTAACHRLNETVSC from the coding sequence ATGACCGCCACCCCGCTTCTCTCGATCCGAAACCTCACCAAGGTGTTCGACACGCCCGGCGGCAAGGTCCGGGCGCTGACCGACGTCAGCCTCGACATTCCGCGCGGCTCCATCCTCGGCCTCGTCGGCGAATCCGGCTCCGGCAAGACCACGCTCGGGCGCTGCGTGCTGCGGCTGATCGAGCCCACCTCCGGCCAGGTCGTCTTCGACGGCACCGACATCACGGCACTGGGCGCCCGCGACATGAAGGCGATGCGCAAGCGCATGCAGATCGTCTTCCAGGATCCCTTCTCCAGCCTCAATCCGCGCATGCGCGTGCACGAGATCATCGGCGAGGCGCTGATCGCCCATGGCATCGGCAAGACCGGCCGCGAGCGGCGCGACCGGGCCGCCGCGCTGCTGGAGGAAGTGGGCCTGCGCCCCGACCAGCTCGACCGCTTCCCGCACGAGTTCTCCGGCGGCCAGCGCCAGCGCATCGGCATTGCCCGGGCGCTCGCCGTCGACCCGGATTTCATCGTCGCCGACGAATCCGTGTCTGCCCTCGATGTCTCGGTCCAGGCCCAGATCCTCAACCTGCTCAACGACCTGCGGCAGAAGCGCGGGCTGACGATGCTCTTCATCGCCCATGACCTGTCGGTGGTGGAGTATCTCTGCGAGGACGTGGCCGTCCTCTATCTCGGGCGCGTCATGGAGGCCGGCGACTGCCGCAGCATCTATGCCGCCCCCAGCCACCCCTACACCCGGGCACTGCTTGCAGCCGCCCCGGTTCCCGACCCGGATGCGCCGCGCGCCGGCGTCATGCTGACGGGCGACATTCCCAGCCCGCTCAATCCGCCCTCCGGCTGCGTCTTCCACACCCGCTGTCCGGTGGTGATGGAGGACTGCCGCCAGCTCCTGCCCACCCCGCAGCCGGCCCGCTCCTCCGTTACGGCCGCCTGCCACCGCCTCAACGAGACCGTTTCATGCTGA
- a CDS encoding aminotransferase class V-fold PLP-dependent enzyme: MRNSGSGLDLSILPRVINVNGTMTSLGASIMVPEAIAALQEIAPRFVPMHRLQREASQLIAELTGAEAGFVTASAAAGLSLAIAATMTGLNPGRAEQLPDTTGMKNRVAIQLGHMCHYGAAVDQSIRLAGAVPVPVGQSTQALDHQLEHALAGGDVAAALYVVSHHVVEYGQIPLDRFVAIAHAHGVPVIVDGASEYDLRRFLQLGADVAIYSGHKFLGGPTSGIVAGRRDLVRAAYLQNIGIGRGMKVGKESIWGVMAALNAWKTRDHDGIRAREQAALDLWQNAVAPFPGVTARRNPDPTGNPLDRLRLDIDARVLGASALAIVRAMATLEIPVILRDHEVELGWIQLDPCNLHPGDAEIVAESLVAVLTRARAGALPEPDVTAHRNGGILAYLNPDLF, translated from the coding sequence ATGCGCAACTCCGGCTCGGGCCTCGATCTTTCGATTTTGCCCCGGGTGATCAACGTCAACGGCACCATGACCAGCCTCGGCGCGTCGATCATGGTGCCGGAGGCTATCGCGGCCCTGCAGGAAATTGCACCCCGCTTCGTGCCGATGCACAGGCTTCAGCGCGAGGCGAGCCAGCTCATCGCCGAGCTCACCGGCGCCGAGGCCGGGTTCGTCACCGCCTCCGCTGCGGCCGGCCTGTCGCTGGCCATTGCCGCCACGATGACCGGCCTCAATCCCGGCCGGGCCGAGCAGCTGCCGGACACGACCGGCATGAAGAATAGGGTCGCGATCCAGCTTGGCCACATGTGCCATTATGGCGCAGCCGTCGACCAGTCGATCCGTCTGGCCGGTGCGGTCCCGGTGCCCGTCGGCCAGTCGACGCAGGCCCTCGACCACCAGCTTGAGCATGCGCTGGCCGGCGGCGACGTGGCTGCGGCGCTCTATGTCGTCTCGCATCATGTGGTCGAATACGGCCAGATCCCGCTCGACCGGTTCGTGGCCATTGCCCATGCCCATGGCGTGCCGGTGATCGTCGACGGCGCGTCGGAGTATGACCTGCGCCGGTTCCTGCAGCTGGGTGCCGACGTTGCGATCTACTCCGGCCACAAGTTCCTCGGCGGCCCCACGTCCGGCATCGTGGCCGGGCGGCGCGATCTCGTTCGCGCTGCCTACCTGCAGAACATCGGCATCGGTCGCGGCATGAAGGTCGGCAAGGAGAGCATCTGGGGCGTCATGGCCGCGCTCAACGCCTGGAAGACCCGGGATCATGACGGCATCCGGGCGCGCGAGCAGGCTGCCCTCGACCTCTGGCAAAATGCCGTCGCACCATTCCCGGGTGTCACCGCACGCCGCAATCCGGATCCGACCGGCAACCCGCTCGACCGTCTGCGGCTCGACATCGACGCCCGCGTGCTGGGCGCGAGTGCGCTGGCAATCGTCAGGGCGATGGCCACGCTCGAGATCCCGGTGATCCTGCGCGATCACGAGGTCGAACTCGGCTGGATCCAGCTCGACCCCTGCAACCTGCATCCGGGTGATGCCGAGATCGTTGCCGAGAGCCTTGTCGCCGTGCTGACGCGGGCCCGTGCCGGTGCCCTGCCCGAGCCGGATGTCACCGCCCATCGCAACGGCGGCATCCT